The segment CGGTTTCCGCACCGAGTTCCTCACCGCCACCCAGGGCACCGGTCTGCTCTATCACGTGTTCGATCACTACGGCCCGATGAAGACCGGGCAGTTCGGTCAGCGCATCAACGGCGTGCTGATCGCCAACGCGCCGGGCAAGGCGCTCGCCTACGCGCTGTTCAACCTGCAGGAACGCGGCCGCCTGTTCATCGGTCACGGCGAGATGGTGTACGAGGGCATGATCGTCGGCATCCATTCGCGCGACAACGACCTGGTGGTCAACCCGCTCAAGGCCAAGCAGCTCACCAACATCCGCGCCGCCGGCTCGGACGAGAACATCATCCTGACGCCGCCGATCCGCATGTCGCTGGAACAGGCGCTGGAGTTCATCGACGACGACGAGCTGGTCGAGGTCACCCCCAACCACATCCGCCTGCGCAAGAAGGCGCTGAAGGAACACGAGCGCAAGCGCGCCTCGCGCGAGGCGAGCTGAGGCCGCCACTCGTCTCCGCTCCGATCCACGCCATCCCATCTGGCCCGATGTAGCCCGGATGGAGCGGTAGCGGAATCCGGGATAGGAAGCATACCCCCGGATTCCGGCGCTGCGCGCCTCCATCCAGGCTACGAGGGGCCGGTGTCCCGGTCCGTGTCCTTCTGTCGTTCCGGGATCTCCGGCGCGGATTTGCGCAGCCGCCGCGGACTGATGATGTCGAAGATCAGCTCCGACAGCGGCTGCAGGCGCGCCACGCGGAAGATTACCCCGCCCACCGAGGCCGGCCGCGTCGCGCGCATGTCCTTCAGCCGCGGCAGGAACAGCACGGCCACCAGCAGCCGCGTCAGGCTTGAGACCAGGAACACCCCGTAGAGCACGCTGAGCCATTCGACGTGCGTCCCGAACAGCACCGCCTCGCGCGGCAGGTGCGTGCCGAGATAGCCACCGAGCATCGCGCCGCAGAAGACGGCGACGCTCGCCAGCACATTGTGGAAGGCGAGATACATCGCGCGCTTGTTGCCCGGGATCAGGTCGTAGAGATAATTGCCGGCGCTGAGCGAGAAGCCGGCCCAGATCAGTCCGCCCAGCGCCTGCAGCAGCAGGATGTACAGGTAGTTGGTCGACACCAGCCACAGCGAGGGCAGGAACGGGATGATGAGTCCGGTCGCCACCAGGATGAAGCGGTTGCCGAAGGCGTCGCTGATGCGGCCCCAGCGGTTCAGGGTGAGGAACTGCGCCAGCACCACCACGCCGATGCTGACGGTGTACTCGAGGTAACTGAAGCTGAGGTCGCGCAGCTGGTACACCACGAAGAACGGCGAGGAGATGCTGACGGCGAAGGAGATGGCGGCGAAGAACAGCGTGAAGCGGGCGAAGGAGGAACCGCGCACGCGACGCCAGAAGCCGATGCCGAAGGGGGATTCGAGCGCGGCGACGTGACCGGGCGGGTCGTGCATCTGCCACAGATGCCAGATCGAGACCGCGCGCGCCACGGCCGCGATGGCGAAGATCAGCAGATAGCCCGCCACGGTCCACTGGTTGCGGTCGAACAGGTCCAGCATCACCCCGGCCGTGATCAGCCCGCAGAAGGAGGCCACGCTGCACAGGCGGGTGCGGCGGGCGAAGTAGCGCCCGCGCCGGCGCTCCGGCACCAGGTCGCCCATCAGGCTGCCCCACTGGGGGACCGCCAGGTTCGAGCCGGCGAAATAGACCACGGCGCAGGCCACCAGGATGGGCAGCGCGTGGTCCGGAAACAGCAGGGGCAGCACGGCCAGCGGGAACAGCGCCACCCCCTGCAGGGTCGCGCCCAGCACGATGATGTCCTTGCGCCGGCCCCAGCGGCGCCCGAGCCAGGAAGACAGCAGTTGCGCGAAGGAGGCGAGCAGCGGGGGCAGGCTGGCGAGCAGGCCGATCTGCGCCGTGCCTGCCTTGAGGTACAGCGCGAAGGCGGCGAAGTAGCTCTCCCCGGCGCCCGTCATCACCGAATAGGAAACCCCGTCCCTGATCGAGTGCCGCAGGGAGGCGTCGACGCGGGGATCCTTCGAATAACGCTGGGACATGGCGCGCTATATATCGACCCGCCCGGATCGTTGTCAAGCGAATGCGGGAACCGCTTCACAAGCGGGCGCGACGCTGCCACAATGGCGCCGATTGTGTCATCAGCCGCACGCGAGGAGACCCATGCTGATCGTCCCGACCTATCTCGAGAAGAGCCCGATCCACGGTTTCGGCGTTTTCGCCAAGGAATTCATCCCCAAGGGCACCAAGGTGTGGGAGTTCAACCCCATCTTCGACATCGTGCTCTCCGAGGAGGAGTTCGAGGCGCTGCCGCCGTCCAGCCGGGAGGAGATCGAAATCCATCTGTACCAGCCGGAAGAGGGCGGCGATCTGTACTACGAGTCGACCATGGGCAAGTACATGAACCATTCGCGCGAGGCGAACGTCGATTTCAGCGAGGTCGGCGCCGGTTTTGCCACGCGCGATATCCAATCCGGGGAAGAGATGACCTGCGACTACCGCGACTTCATGGCGGACGTGTCGCACATCGAATATCTCTAGGTGAGTTGTTCCGTCGCCATCCCGTTACCCGTGTACGGGGACGGATTTAAACATCCGTCCCCGTCCCGGTTTCCGTCGTCGATAACTTGATCGGCCGCCTGCGCGAGCTTCCGTCCGGCGTCTGGGCCCTCGGCCTGGTCAGCCTGTTCATGGACGTCTCCTCCGAGATGATTCACGCCCTGCTGCCGGTATTCCTGGTCGCGGTGCTCGGGACCAGCGCCACGCTGGTCGGCGTCATCGAAGGTCTCGGCGAGGCGCTCGCGCTCGTCACGCGCCTGTTCTCCGGCATGCTGAGCGACCGTCTGCGCCGGCGCCGGCCGCTGGTGCTGGCGGGTTACCTGCTCGGCACACTGTCCAAGCCCTTGTTCGCGCTCGCCGGCAGCGCCGCGACGGTGCTGGGCGCGCGCAGCCTCGACCGTCTGGGCAAGGGCATCCGGGGCGCGCCGCGCGATGCCCTGATCGCCGACCTGGTCGCACCCGGCATGCGCGGCGCCGCCTTCGGCCTGCGCCAGTCGCTCGATTCCTTCGGCGCCGTGCTCGGTCCGTTGCTCGCGCTGGGACTGATGGCGCTGACGCAGGATGACTATCGCGCGGTGTTCTGGTGCGCCTTTCTGCCCGGCATCGCCGCCGTGCTCCTGATCGTGTTCCTGGTTCGGGAACCGCCGCGCCCGCCGGCGGACGGGGCGCGCACGCGCGGGTCGATCTGGCGCCTGCGCGATGCCGCGCAGCTCGGGCGCGCCTACTGGGGCGTGCTCGCGCTCGGCGTGGTGTTTACCCTGGCGCGCTTCAGCGAGGCCTTCATCCTGCTGCGGGCCGAACAGCTCGGGACGGCGCCCACCTTCGTGCCGCTGATGCTGGTGATCCTGAGCCTGACCTATGCGCTGGGCGCGTATCCCGCCGGGCACCTGTCGGACCGCATCGGGCGCGCGCGCCTGCTGCTGCCTGGCGTGCTGGTGCTGGTGGCGGCCGATATCGTGCTCGCCGCGGCCGGCGATCCGTGGACGGTCGGAGTCGGCGCCGCGCTGTGGGGTATCCACATGGCGCTCACCCAGGGCCTGTTCGCCGCGCTGATCGTCGATACCTCTCCCGCGTATCTGCGCGGTACCGCCTTC is part of the Gammaproteobacteria bacterium genome and harbors:
- a CDS encoding MFS transporter; this encodes MSQRYSKDPRVDASLRHSIRDGVSYSVMTGAGESYFAAFALYLKAGTAQIGLLASLPPLLASFAQLLSSWLGRRWGRRKDIIVLGATLQGVALFPLAVLPLLFPDHALPILVACAVVYFAGSNLAVPQWGSLMGDLVPERRRGRYFARRTRLCSVASFCGLITAGVMLDLFDRNQWTVAGYLLIFAIAAVARAVSIWHLWQMHDPPGHVAALESPFGIGFWRRVRGSSFARFTLFFAAISFAVSISSPFFVVYQLRDLSFSYLEYTVSIGVVVLAQFLTLNRWGRISDAFGNRFILVATGLIIPFLPSLWLVSTNYLYILLLQALGGLIWAGFSLSAGNYLYDLIPGNKRAMYLAFHNVLASVAVFCGAMLGGYLGTHLPREAVLFGTHVEWLSVLYGVFLVSSLTRLLVAVLFLPRLKDMRATRPASVGGVIFRVARLQPLSELIFDIISPRRLRKSAPEIPERQKDTDRDTGPS
- a CDS encoding SET domain-containing protein, with translation MLIVPTYLEKSPIHGFGVFAKEFIPKGTKVWEFNPIFDIVLSEEEFEALPPSSREEIEIHLYQPEEGGDLYYESTMGKYMNHSREANVDFSEVGAGFATRDIQSGEEMTCDYRDFMADVSHIEYL
- a CDS encoding MFS transporter, which codes for MDVSSEMIHALLPVFLVAVLGTSATLVGVIEGLGEALALVTRLFSGMLSDRLRRRRPLVLAGYLLGTLSKPLFALAGSAATVLGARSLDRLGKGIRGAPRDALIADLVAPGMRGAAFGLRQSLDSFGAVLGPLLALGLMALTQDDYRAVFWCAFLPGIAAVLLIVFLVREPPRPPADGARTRGSIWRLRDAAQLGRAYWGVLALGVVFTLARFSEAFILLRAEQLGTAPTFVPLMLVILSLTYALGAYPAGHLSDRIGRARLLLPGVLVLVAADIVLAAAGDPWTVGVGAALWGIHMALTQGLFAALIVDTSPAYLRGTAFGVFGLASGLAILCASILAGLLWDRIGAPSTFLAGAAFALLAGAGGLMLWRMRGGREAG